A region of Pseudomonas marginalis DNA encodes the following proteins:
- a CDS encoding HAD-IA family hydrolase — MSHLDYKLLIFDWDGTLCNSIGRIVESMHRASTRSGFELCTDLAVKGIIGLGLPEAIRTLYPEISDAELVTFREHYADHYIALEATPSPLFEGVAQSLEAFRAEGYHLAVATGKARRGLDRVLSAHGFEDYFDITRAADETASKPHPLMLEQILAHCGVSPREALMVGDASFDLMMARNAGMDSVAVSYGAQSPEALQQYEPRVTIDHFSELQAWLGRAQ, encoded by the coding sequence GTGTCGCACCTTGACTACAAGCTGCTGATTTTCGATTGGGACGGCACCCTGTGTAACTCCATCGGTCGGATTGTCGAGTCGATGCACAGGGCTTCGACCCGCTCGGGCTTCGAGTTGTGCACTGACCTGGCGGTCAAAGGCATTATCGGCCTGGGCTTGCCTGAGGCGATCCGCACCTTGTACCCCGAGATCAGCGACGCTGAACTGGTGACGTTCCGCGAGCATTACGCGGATCACTACATTGCGCTGGAAGCCACACCTTCGCCGTTGTTCGAGGGTGTGGCGCAGTCGCTGGAGGCTTTTCGCGCCGAGGGCTATCACCTGGCCGTCGCCACCGGCAAGGCCCGTCGCGGCCTGGATCGGGTGCTCAGTGCCCACGGTTTTGAAGATTATTTCGACATCACCCGTGCCGCAGATGAAACCGCCAGCAAGCCTCACCCTCTGATGTTGGAGCAGATCCTTGCCCATTGCGGTGTGTCGCCGCGTGAGGCGCTGATGGTAGGTGATGCTTCCTTCGACCTGATGATGGCGCGCAACGCCGGCATGGACAGCGTGGCAGTCAGCTATGGCGCCCAGTCCCCCGAGGCGTTGCAGCAATACGAGCCGAGGGTCACGATTGATCATTTTTCTGAATTGCAGGCCTGGCTCGGTCGGGCCCAATAA
- a CDS encoding NTP transferase domain-containing protein has protein sequence MVTAIVLAAGQGSRFRAEAGADQDKLLADCLGRDGVMRPVIEQVLVNLPDRLVARWLVTSPDRKEVIRLAEVYGCQVLPLQSAGMGESIAAAVAASASADGWLVVLGDMPFIQSSSIERVIDVLEEDGISVPVQAGDYGHPVAFGRAFGPDLMALTGDRGGKPLFARARVREVQVEDAGVLWDVDLPKRLIFNPD, from the coding sequence ATGGTGACGGCGATTGTCTTGGCGGCGGGGCAGGGCAGCCGGTTCCGAGCCGAAGCGGGGGCTGACCAGGATAAGTTGCTGGCCGATTGCCTGGGCCGTGATGGGGTGATGCGTCCGGTGATCGAGCAGGTATTGGTGAATTTGCCGGATCGCCTGGTGGCGCGCTGGCTGGTGACCTCGCCGGATCGCAAGGAGGTCATTCGGTTGGCCGAAGTGTATGGCTGCCAGGTCTTGCCGTTGCAGTCAGCCGGCATGGGCGAGAGCATCGCCGCAGCCGTCGCGGCCAGTGCCTCGGCGGATGGCTGGCTGGTGGTGTTGGGGGATATGCCGTTTATCCAATCATCGAGCATTGAACGGGTGATTGACGTGCTGGAGGAGGATGGCATCAGCGTGCCGGTGCAGGCGGGTGACTATGGGCATCCAGTGGCCTTTGGTCGCGCTTTTGGTCCGGACCTGATGGCGCTGACCGGGGATCGTGGAGGCAAGCCATTGTTCGCACGTGCCCGGGTGCGGGAAGTGCAGGTGGAAGATGCGGGTGTTCTGTGGGATGTGGATCTGCCGAAACGGTTAATTTTTAACCCAGACTAA
- a CDS encoding S49 family peptidase has product MSDEWKAPEKAESGDDKSWKLLEKTLLASVQEQRRARRWGIFFKLLTFTYLLLMLALFSPLMDMEKSATRGANYTALIEVRGVIADKEPASADNIVSSLRAAFEDPKVKGVILRINSPGGSPVQSGYVYDEIRRLRGLHPDIKLYAVISDLGASGAYYIASAADQIYADKASLVGSIGVTAAGYGFVGAMEKLGVERRTYTSGEHKSFLDPFQPQKADETQFWQGVLDTTHRQFIASVKQGRGDRLKDKDHPELFSGLVWSGEQALPLGLIDGLGSASSVARDVVGEKELVDFTVEESPFDRFSKKLGASVAEKLALYMGFQGPALR; this is encoded by the coding sequence ATGAGTGACGAGTGGAAAGCGCCTGAAAAGGCTGAAAGCGGTGACGACAAGAGCTGGAAACTGCTGGAGAAGACGCTGCTGGCCAGTGTCCAGGAGCAACGCCGTGCGCGGCGCTGGGGGATTTTCTTCAAGTTGCTGACCTTCACTTACCTGTTGCTCATGCTGGCGCTGTTCAGCCCGCTGATGGACATGGAAAAGAGCGCGACCCGTGGCGCCAACTACACCGCGTTGATCGAAGTGCGGGGGGTGATTGCCGACAAGGAACCTGCCAGCGCCGACAATATCGTCAGCAGTCTGCGTGCCGCGTTTGAAGACCCCAAGGTCAAGGGCGTGATCCTGCGCATCAACAGCCCAGGCGGCAGCCCGGTGCAATCGGGTTATGTGTATGACGAGATTCGCCGCCTGCGCGGCCTGCACCCGGATATCAAGCTGTACGCGGTGATTTCCGATTTGGGGGCTTCGGGTGCCTATTACATTGCCAGTGCCGCCGACCAGATCTACGCCGACAAGGCCAGCCTGGTGGGCTCCATCGGCGTGACCGCGGCCGGTTACGGGTTTGTTGGCGCGATGGAGAAGCTGGGTGTTGAACGCCGCACCTACACTTCGGGCGAGCACAAGTCGTTCCTTGATCCGTTCCAGCCGCAAAAGGCCGATGAAACCCAGTTCTGGCAAGGCGTGCTCGACACTACCCATCGCCAGTTCATCGCCAGCGTGAAGCAGGGGCGTGGGGATCGCCTGAAGGACAAAGATCATCCGGAGTTGTTCTCCGGGTTGGTGTGGTCGGGCGAGCAAGCATTGCCGCTGGGGCTGATCGATGGTTTGGGCAGTGCCAGTTCGGTAGCGCGGGATGTGGTCGGCGAGAAAGAACTGGTGGACTTCACCGTTGAAGAGTCGCCGTTTGATCGTTTCTCCAAGAAGCTCGGCGCCAGCGTGGCTGAGAAGCTGGCGCTGTACATGGGCTTCCAGGGCCCGGCGCTGCGCTGA
- the rluC gene encoding 23S rRNA pseudouridine(955/2504/2580) synthase RluC: protein MTTTAPQTPSVQLLEVSPEYAGQRIDNFLLARLKGVPKTLIYRILRKGEVRVNKGRIKPEYKLQAGDIVRVPPVRVPERDEPVPLAQGLLQRLEASIVFEDNKLIVINKPCGIAVHGGSGLNFGVIEAFRQLRPDCKELELVHRLDRDTSGLLMIAKKRSMLRHLHTALRGDGVDKRYMALVRGNWASSIKSVRAPLQKSNLRSGERMVEVDEEGKEALTLFKVLRRFGDFATMVEAKPVTGRTHQIRVHTLHAGHCIAGDTKYGDEGFSKEIRDLGGKRLFLHAYMLTVPLPDGGELKLQAPVDEMWAKTVERLSVAP from the coding sequence ATGACGACTACCGCCCCCCAGACCCCCAGCGTCCAGCTGCTCGAGGTCTCGCCGGAATATGCCGGCCAACGCATCGATAATTTTCTCCTGGCCAGGCTCAAGGGTGTGCCCAAGACCTTGATCTACCGCATCTTGCGCAAAGGCGAAGTGCGCGTGAACAAGGGCCGCATCAAGCCTGAGTACAAGTTGCAGGCGGGCGATATTGTCCGTGTGCCGCCCGTGCGCGTACCTGAGCGCGATGAGCCCGTGCCATTGGCCCAGGGCCTGTTGCAGCGCCTTGAGGCATCGATTGTCTTCGAAGATAACAAGCTGATTGTGATCAACAAGCCCTGCGGTATTGCGGTTCACGGTGGCAGCGGCCTGAATTTCGGCGTGATCGAAGCCTTCCGTCAGCTGCGCCCGGATTGCAAGGAGCTGGAACTGGTTCACCGCCTGGACCGCGACACCTCCGGCCTGTTGATGATCGCCAAGAAACGCAGCATGTTGCGCCACCTGCACACCGCCCTGCGCGGCGATGGCGTGGACAAGCGCTACATGGCGCTGGTGCGCGGCAACTGGGCCAGCTCGATCAAGAGCGTCCGCGCGCCGTTGCAGAAGAGCAACCTGCGCTCCGGCGAGCGCATGGTCGAAGTGGACGAGGAGGGCAAGGAAGCCCTGACCCTGTTCAAGGTGCTGCGTCGCTTTGGTGATTTCGCCACCATGGTCGAGGCCAAGCCGGTGACGGGGCGTACCCACCAGATTCGTGTGCACACCCTGCACGCCGGTCACTGCATCGCCGGTGATACCAAGTACGGCGACGAGGGTTTTTCCAAGGAAATCCGCGACCTGGGCGGCAAGCGCCTGTTCCTGCACGCCTACATGCTCACCGTGCCGCTGCCTGACGGCGGCGAGCTGAAGCTGCAGGCGCCGGTCGATGAGATGTGGGCCAAGACCGTGGAGCGTTTGAGTGTCGCACCTTGA
- the rne gene encoding ribonuclease E, producing the protein MLINATQPEELRVALVDGQRLYDLDIESGAREQKKANIYKGRITRIEPSLEAAFVDFGSERHGFLPLKEISREYFKKSPEGRVNIKDVLSEGQEVIVQVEKEERGNKGAALTTFISLAGRYLVLMPNNPRAGGISRRIEGEERNELREALNGLIAPADMGLIVRTAGLGRSSEEMQWDLDYLLQLWTAIKEASLDRSAPFLIYQESNVIIRAIRDYLRQDIGEVLIDSVEAQDEALTFIRQVMPQYASKIKLYEDSVPLFNRFQIESQIETAFQRVVELPSGGSIVIDPTEALVSIDINSARATKGSDIEETALQTNLEAAEEIARQLRLRDIGGLIVIDFIDMTPAKNQRAVEEKVRECLEADRARVQVGRISRFGLLEMSRQRLRPSLGESSGIVCPRCNGTGIIRDVESLSLAILRLIEEEALKDRTAEVRAQVPIPVAAFLLNEKRNSITKIELRTRARIVILPNDHLETPHFEVQRLRDDSPEAHSGQSSYEIAAAAAEVEEVQPAAATRTLVRQEAAVKTAPARANAPVPVEAAAPVAAPAALPEPSLFKGLVKSLVSLFATKEEPAAPVVVEKPATERPARNEERRNGRQQSRNRNGRRDEERKPREERAPREERAPREERAPREAREETPAVAREERAPREERAPRTPRAPREDRKPRGEREERVRELREPLDAAPAVAGVAATAAEERPARQPREERAPREERQPRPPREERQPRAEQAAAASEEEVLAGEEQLQEDGQDNAEGDRPRRRSRGQRRRSNRRERQRDANGNVIEGSEEAGENAEAATHEPTGAELAAGLAVTAAVASSVISAPAEAQAHEQAERATATVEETAAVEAPVTETPVVEAPVVEATTPVEAPVVPEVEVAPIRDAQPETEVVAVEAAPVVEPQPVVEAAAEAPAVEEAAPAVREVREEQTAFQWTAEPAAPVEAPAPAPVVEEAPAPVAEAVVAEPAPAVESAPVVVEAPVVAEVEAPVVEAAPASALTENGRAPNDPREVRRRRKEAEAAAAAAAAAPAVVEAVEAPAPVAETVVEHTAAEAVVEHKALEEEHEPKPLA; encoded by the coding sequence ATGCTGATTAACGCAACTCAACCCGAAGAGTTGCGTGTTGCACTGGTAGATGGCCAACGCCTCTACGACCTGGACATCGAATCCGGTGCACGCGAGCAAAAGAAGGCCAACATCTATAAAGGCCGTATTACTCGCATCGAACCAAGCCTTGAGGCTGCCTTTGTCGATTTCGGCTCCGAGCGCCACGGCTTCCTGCCCCTCAAAGAAATCTCCCGCGAATACTTCAAGAAATCCCCCGAAGGCCGCGTAAACATCAAGGACGTCCTGAGCGAAGGCCAGGAAGTCATCGTTCAGGTCGAAAAAGAAGAACGTGGCAACAAGGGCGCCGCCCTGACCACCTTCATCAGCCTGGCCGGCCGTTACCTCGTGCTGATGCCGAACAACCCACGTGCCGGCGGCATCTCCCGTCGCATCGAAGGCGAAGAGCGCAACGAACTGCGTGAAGCGTTGAACGGCCTGATCGCACCGGCCGATATGGGCCTGATCGTACGCACTGCCGGCCTGGGCCGCAGCAGCGAAGAAATGCAGTGGGACCTCGACTACCTGCTGCAACTGTGGACCGCCATCAAAGAAGCCTCCCTGGATCGTTCCGCGCCGTTCCTGATCTACCAGGAAAGCAACGTGATCATCCGCGCCATCCGCGATTACCTGCGCCAGGACATCGGCGAAGTGCTGATCGACAGCGTCGAAGCCCAGGACGAAGCCCTGACCTTCATCCGCCAGGTGATGCCGCAGTACGCCAGCAAGATCAAGCTGTACGAAGACAGCGTGCCGCTGTTCAATCGTTTCCAGATCGAAAGCCAGATCGAGACCGCTTTCCAGCGTGTGGTCGAACTGCCTTCCGGCGGCTCCATCGTGATCGACCCGACCGAAGCCCTGGTGTCCATCGACATCAACTCGGCGCGCGCCACGAAGGGTAGCGACATCGAAGAAACCGCCCTGCAGACCAACCTGGAAGCGGCTGAAGAAATCGCCCGCCAGCTGCGCCTGCGTGACATCGGCGGCCTGATCGTGATCGACTTCATCGACATGACCCCCGCCAAGAACCAGCGCGCCGTGGAAGAGAAAGTCCGCGAATGCCTGGAAGCCGACCGCGCCCGCGTACAGGTCGGCCGCATCTCGCGCTTCGGCTTGCTGGAAATGTCCCGTCAGCGCCTGCGTCCATCCCTGGGCGAGAGCAGCGGCATCGTCTGCCCGCGTTGCAACGGCACCGGCATCATCCGTGACGTTGAATCGCTGTCCCTGGCGATCCTGCGCCTGATCGAAGAAGAAGCCCTGAAAGACCGCACCGCCGAAGTCCGCGCACAAGTGCCGATCCCGGTTGCCGCTTTCCTGCTCAACGAAAAACGCAACTCGATCACCAAGATCGAACTGCGCACCCGTGCTCGTATCGTGATCCTGCCGAACGATCACCTCGAGACGCCGCACTTCGAAGTACAGCGCCTGCGTGACGACAGCCCGGAAGCCCACAGCGGCCAGTCCAGCTACGAAATCGCTGCCGCCGCCGCCGAAGTGGAAGAAGTCCAGCCAGCCGCCGCGACCCGCACCCTGGTGCGCCAGGAAGCCGCCGTGAAAACCGCGCCAGCCCGTGCCAACGCACCGGTGCCGGTTGAAGCCGCTGCCCCGGTTGCCGCACCGGCCGCCCTGCCTGAGCCGAGCCTGTTCAAGGGCCTGGTGAAGTCGCTGGTCAGCCTGTTCGCCACCAAGGAAGAGCCTGCGGCACCGGTCGTGGTTGAAAAACCTGCGACCGAACGCCCAGCACGCAACGAAGAGCGTCGCAACGGTCGCCAGCAGAGCCGTAACCGCAACGGTCGCCGTGACGAAGAGCGCAAGCCGCGTGAAGAACGTGCGCCTCGCGAAGAACGCGCACCACGTGAAGAGCGTGCACCTCGCGAAGCGCGTGAAGAAACCCCGGCCGTAGCCCGTGAAGAACGTGCACCGCGTGAAGAGCGCGCACCACGTACCCCACGTGCGCCGCGTGAAGATCGCAAGCCGCGTGGCGAGCGTGAAGAACGCGTGCGTGAACTGCGCGAGCCATTGGATGCCGCCCCTGCCGTTGCAGGTGTTGCAGCCACTGCCGCTGAAGAGCGCCCAGCTCGCCAGCCGCGTGAAGAGCGTGCACCGCGTGAAGAACGCCAGCCGCGCCCACCGCGTGAAGAGCGTCAACCACGTGCCGAGCAAGCCGCTGCCGCCAGCGAAGAAGAAGTACTGGCCGGCGAAGAGCAATTGCAGGAAGACGGCCAGGACAACGCCGAAGGCGATCGTCCACGCCGCCGCTCCCGTGGCCAGCGTCGTCGCAGCAACCGCCGTGAGCGTCAGCGTGATGCCAATGGCAATGTGATCGAAGGCTCGGAAGAGGCCGGCGAGAACGCAGAAGCCGCCACCCACGAACCGACCGGTGCCGAACTGGCTGCCGGCCTGGCCGTTACCGCAGCGGTTGCCAGCTCGGTGATCAGCGCACCGGCTGAAGCCCAGGCGCATGAACAGGCTGAACGCGCGACTGCCACTGTTGAAGAAACCGCTGCTGTAGAAGCGCCAGTTACCGAGACCCCAGTGGTTGAAGCACCGGTCGTTGAAGCAACTACCCCTGTCGAAGCCCCAGTGGTTCCGGAAGTGGAAGTGGCACCGATCCGCGACGCCCAGCCAGAAACCGAAGTGGTTGCAGTTGAAGCCGCTCCGGTTGTTGAGCCTCAGCCAGTAGTTGAAGCCGCCGCTGAAGCCCCGGCTGTCGAAGAAGCTGCCCCGGCAGTGCGTGAAGTTCGCGAAGAACAGACCGCCTTCCAGTGGACTGCCGAACCTGCCGCCCCGGTTGAAGCACCAGCGCCTGCACCGGTGGTAGAAGAAGCGCCTGCGCCGGTTGCCGAAGCAGTGGTTGCCGAGCCTGCGCCAGCCGTCGAGTCTGCACCGGTGGTTGTTGAAGCACCGGTGGTAGCCGAAGTCGAAGCACCCGTGGTAGAAGCGGCACCGGCCAGCGCCCTGACCGAAAACGGCCGTGCGCCGAACGACCCACGTGAAGTGCGTCGTCGTCGCAAGGAAGCTGAGGCAGCTGCCGCCGCTGCTGCTGCCGCTCCAGCCGTAGTCGAAGCTGTCGAGGCGCCAGCCCCGGTTGCTGAAACCGTGGTTGAGCACACTGCTGCTGAAGCAGTGGTAGAGCACAAGGCCCTGGAAGAAGAACACGAGCCTAAACCCCTCGCCTGA
- a CDS encoding Maf family protein: MLPLLLASSSVYRRELLSRLHLPFICSSPDIDESHAAHESAIELVKRLAEAKARALAASHPGHLIIGSDQVAALKGRIIGKPHTFENAREQLLAASGKRVSFLTGLALLNSETGHCQVDCVPFTVHMRELDAARIERYLRIEQPYDCAGSFKAEGLGVSLFQSTEGPDATSLVGLPLIRLVDMLLSEGVQIP; this comes from the coding sequence ATGCTGCCTTTATTACTCGCTTCCAGCTCGGTTTATCGCCGGGAATTGCTCAGCCGCCTGCACCTGCCATTCATCTGCAGCTCGCCGGATATCGACGAAAGCCATGCTGCACATGAGTCCGCCATCGAACTGGTCAAGCGCCTGGCCGAAGCAAAGGCCCGCGCCCTCGCCGCCAGCCACCCGGGACACCTGATCATCGGCTCAGACCAGGTCGCCGCGCTGAAAGGCCGCATCATCGGCAAGCCTCACACCTTCGAAAATGCGCGCGAGCAGTTATTGGCCGCCAGTGGCAAGCGTGTCAGCTTCCTCACCGGCCTGGCCCTGTTGAACAGCGAGACGGGGCACTGCCAGGTCGACTGCGTGCCCTTTACCGTGCACATGCGCGAGCTGGATGCAGCGCGCATCGAGCGCTACCTGCGGATCGAGCAGCCGTATGACTGCGCGGGCAGCTTCAAGGCGGAAGGATTGGGCGTGAGCTTGTTCCAAAGCACCGAAGGGCCGGACGCAACCAGCCTGGTCGGCTTACCGCTGATTCGGCTGGTGGATATGCTACTCAGCGAGGGCGTGCAAATCCCTTAA